The window GGCTTGGCAAATTCTGTTATTGCCTTCAACGGGATACCAAAGTAAGTCACCTGCAATGAATACATTGGGGTCATCTTTAAACAGAGCATCACAACCTCCCTTGATTGTTGTAATCCATTGGTACTGGATTGTGCTGTCTGCCATTGGTTGACCGTCGCTGGAGGGGTAAATTATTTCTTCTGTAGTGAGTTTCATAATATTCAAACACAAAAGTTGTCTACTTGATCATGCGCTGTTGTGCTGCTGGCGATGGATATCTACCAACTTCTATTAAAGTCTGTCGATCTAAAATCCGGTCTTCGTTGTTAAACTCTAGAATTCGTGTTGTTACTTCTCCAATGTCTGTGAGGGGTTGAATTACAGCTTCATCGAGTCGGAAGTGTTCTCCCCAAAAGTCTCGACGTGGGTTGAAAAAACGGACAAGTTCTCCAGTGCGCCAAACTATTGACCCTAAATCAGTACCTTTCTGAAGGTTACAAAAAATACAGGCATAAGCGAGGTTATCTTCTGTTGTAACTCCACCATGCTTCACGCTGATAATGTGGTCAACTTGATAACTTGAAGACCTATCTGCTTCTGCAATTAGGCAATATTCACAGATGCGATCAGCACGTTCAGCAACTAAATGCCGCAGTTGTTCACTAATATAAGGACGAGGCACTTGAATTATTATTCAGCTTGAATGTACGTATAAGCTCGTGCTTTTGCCAGAGTCATTATATGCTCTAGTGTGAGAAAATGGTCTAATTCTCTCTTTTCCTCTGGTGTCAATTCGCCCGTTTGGTGTCTGTAAACCAGGTCTTCTAGACGTTCTTGTGCTGCTGTTGATAGTTTAAAAGCGATAACGCTTTGCGGAGTGGTTCCAGCAGCAATGAATTCAATCATTTCATCGTAGACTTTGGTTGTCTTTACAGATGTCGTCATGAGTTTATCTCTCTTTTTTATAATTTTAAGCCTCTATTTTTGCCAATTTCTTGTTAGCAAACTCCCGCACTTTCTCATCTGGGTCATTTTCTGCTCTGTCCTGCAAGAGGGGTAGAGTCTGGGGATGGTCGGGATATTGCTTGATAATGGCATCAAGTGCTACTTGCCGAGGGTTGTTTTCCCAGTTCTCTTTACGTTCAAAGGAGTCATTGAGGGCGCAGTTGCACAAAAATTCAAACATCCAAGGCTCATTCTTCCAGCCACGGGCTAACTCCCGCACTAGAAAACTTCGCACTCTCCAATCTGGATCATTTTTTGCTCTGTCGCGCAACAGTGGTAGAGTCTGAGGATGATCAGGATATTGATTGAGGATTGCCGTTAGGGCTGCATACCGAGGATGATTAAACTTCCAATATTTCTCATACGCCCAATCATTAAGAACTGTACAATCCTGGCGCTTGAAAGGATCGTTGACAGCACACTCGCACAGAAATTCAAAAATACCAGTTTCGTGTTTCCAACCTTTACTTAGTTCCTGCACCGCTGTTCGTCGTAAACTTGAAACTGGATCAAACTGAGCACAAGTTTTAAGTAAAGGTAGGGTATCTGGGTCATCTTTCCAGCCTTCTGCTAACGCTAGTATTGCACCGTATCGCACATTCATATTCTCATCAAACAAAGCGTAATCTTTTAACCAGACTAAAGTTTTTAAATCCTCTTTCCATCCCCTAGCTATCTCTATCACTGCTGTTGAATGTTCCCCCTTTGAATTGTTACCACTCAATGCATATTTTTCAGCCATTTTAATATTTTTTGGTCTTCTCTCCAAGTCCTGGCAATTGCTTTAACTGCTCGACTGCGAATTCCCACAATTAGCATATATTCTTCAGTTCCTACCGTTTCGTAATATCCATAAGCAGCGATTTTTTTCAGGTGATTGAGTAACTGAGTAGCGATATTTGTTGAGAGATTCCTCACCTCTGAAAGACACTCAGCCGCCAAAAATAGATTGATAAACTTTTGTGCTTCGCCATCCAAAGCCATCAAATACTCAATAATTTCCCCTGCAAAGCTAGTATCAATCATTCCGGCAATCAACCGCAGCACTTCATGCCAAGACTCATCCTGCCAGTGCTTGCCAAAAACTTCCGTTTTGAGTTCTTCAAGCGTCAAACCCCCTTCAAGTCCGCGTTTCCCAAACCGATCAACAAACTCCGAAGCACAGAAGTATTCTAAAAACGTCCGATGCACAAACCCATAGGAATCACCACCCAGAAAACACAAAATAAAGTTGCGACTCCGTAGTTGTTCAACCAGCAACCTGGCAACCGTTCTCGCCTCACTGACTTCTATACTTTTCAAATAACCAGTCAGAATCTTTTCTAAATCCTCCCCCCGAATCAGATTACCCGCCAAACCCTGATCTGCGGCTTGCATAAAGTAGGCAACCTGACGCAGCATCGCCTGCTTATCCTTATAATCAATCGCAACCGAATCAATTCTCGGATGTTCTAGTAATTTCTGCTCCACATCCCACTGATGCAGCAAAACTCGCGACGCTTGATTGTACAGTTCCGGTCTATCTCTGGGTAATTCTTGATTGCGGTTCAAAATCGCCATCATCGTCAGCAGCAGGGGATTTCCCGCCAGTTCCCCAATCGCTGAAGACGTTTTAATTGCCTGTTGCAGTCGCTCCCGTTTTCTAACTTTATCTGCCTCATCGGTAAACGTTAACTCATGCCATCGATGGATAAAATCCTGAATTTGCTCTGACTCTAAATCTTGCAGCATGAAGTGACGAAACTGGGCATCTCGCAGCCGTTGCGGCTTGTAGCCAATAATGCGAGAAGTCAAAATTACCCGCACATTGGGATAATCATTCGTGAAGCGATGGATATCAGTAATTACCTCCTCCCGTTGCACCGGATCGAATACCTCATCCAATCCATCAAACATCACCAAAACTTTGCCAGATTTGAGGCGTTCGTGGAGTTCATGTTGATTGAGGCGACAAATAACGCTGCCTTTGTGGCAGAATTCGAGAAAATCTTTGCATTGTCCAGAGTTGCGATCGCGACTATAACTCCGCAATTCAATCAGCAACGGAATCGGCTGAGAAATAACATTATTGAGGGGCGTTCTTGCCCAATTCAACGCGATGTATTGCAACAACGTAGACTTCCCAGAACCTGGGTCGCCCAAAATTACAATGTAGTTGCACCCTGCATTTACCCCCCCTAGCCCCCCCTTGTTAAGGGGGGGAACCGGAACAAAATCTTGCTTCTGTCCCTTACTAAGAGAGAGCGAATCTTGC of the Allocoleopsis franciscana PCC 7113 genome contains:
- a CDS encoding HNH endonuclease: MPRPYISEQLRHLVAERADRICEYCLIAEADRSSSYQVDHIISVKHGGVTTEDNLAYACIFCNLQKGTDLGSIVWRTGELVRFFNPRRDFWGEHFRLDEAVIQPLTDIGEVTTRILEFNNEDRILDRQTLIEVGRYPSPAAQQRMIK